In one window of Comamonas testosteroni DNA:
- a CDS encoding flagellar biosynthetic protein FliR encodes MEQGLYPYLLQWLQPLWWPFVRTMALLSFAPIFGDPTVPQRVRVIIAMVLAVVMLPSVAPHVSAVEAFSLRAVALTLEQIAIGAVLGIGLQFATTALSIFGYLSASQTSLAMAMLNDPVHGSSSDALSVLALLMGMLLFFALDVHLLLAGILAASFDAWPVGQSLSRLQLQTVAYNMGWVFAAAFLLATPIIFAAMLVQLGFGFMARISPSLNIFALGFSVVTLFGLAMLAFMLRHIPAHYLQMTRRALDMLTQLMKG; translated from the coding sequence ATGGAGCAAGGCCTTTATCCGTATCTGCTGCAATGGCTGCAGCCGCTGTGGTGGCCGTTCGTGCGCACCATGGCGCTGCTGTCCTTCGCCCCGATCTTTGGCGACCCCACCGTGCCCCAGCGGGTGCGCGTCATCATCGCCATGGTGCTGGCCGTAGTCATGCTGCCCAGCGTCGCCCCCCATGTCTCGGCAGTGGAGGCGTTTTCGCTGCGCGCCGTGGCGCTGACGCTGGAGCAGATCGCCATCGGCGCGGTGCTGGGAATAGGCCTGCAATTTGCCACCACGGCGCTCAGCATTTTTGGCTATCTGAGCGCTTCGCAGACCAGCCTGGCCATGGCCATGCTCAACGACCCCGTGCATGGCAGCTCCTCGGACGCGCTCTCGGTGCTGGCACTGCTAATGGGCATGCTGCTGTTTTTCGCCCTCGACGTGCACCTGCTGCTGGCCGGCATTCTGGCCGCCAGTTTCGACGCCTGGCCCGTGGGCCAGAGCCTGAGCCGCCTGCAGCTGCAAACCGTGGCCTACAACATGGGCTGGGTGTTTGCCGCGGCCTTTTTGCTGGCCACGCCCATCATCTTTGCCGCCATGCTGGTGCAGTTGGGCTTTGGCTTCATGGCCCGCATCTCGCCCAGCCTCAATATTTTTGCGTTGGGCTTTTCGGTGGTCACACTGTTCGGCCTGGCCATGCTGGCCTTCATGCTGCGCCACATCCCTGCGCACTATCTGCAGATGACGCGCCGCGCGCTCGATATGCTGACGCAGCTCATGAAGGGCTGA
- the fliQ gene encoding flagellar biosynthesis protein FliQ, protein MTPDIAVDLMLQAIQLVLVIVAVLVVPGLLVGLLVSLFQAATQINEQTLSFLPRLMVTLLALALSARWLVTQLMDFCVRFFQYASTLLG, encoded by the coding sequence ATGACGCCCGACATCGCCGTGGACCTGATGTTGCAGGCCATCCAGTTGGTGCTGGTCATCGTGGCCGTGCTCGTGGTGCCAGGCCTGCTGGTCGGCCTGTTGGTGAGCCTGTTTCAGGCCGCCACCCAAATCAACGAGCAGACGCTGAGCTTTCTACCCCGCCTCATGGTCACCTTGCTGGCCCTGGCACTGAGCGCGCGCTGGCTGGTCACCCAGCTCATGGATTTTTGCGTGCGCTTTTTCCAATACGCCAGCACGCTGCTGGGCTGA
- the flhB gene encoding flagellar type III secretion system protein FlhB — MADSAGDKSENASDHKLRKSREEGQVARSRDLATAVGLVATLQVTALFMPDYLRKFHALFQRGLDDTSGPGSLNNIVGAVWADAGWLFAQMLLPLFITPLLVAVASLVPGGWLLSAKNLQPKFSRLSPQQNLSKFFKAKHYGDLVMSVLKVSAVAAVVYAYCKANVRHFTALPSMTLDLAVREGIHLFLSGVMSIVVIFIILALIDVPLQRFFFLRGQRMSKQEVKEEHKSNEGRPEVKSRIRQIQRQLARRSVRATVPQADAVIVNPEHYAVAVRYDSQRAEAPYVIAKGVDEMAFYIRDIATRHQVEVVSLPPLARAIYHTSQVNQQIPSALYQSVAQVLHYVLQIKAFRQGRRPGRPDLPRELDIPAELSDPQPAP, encoded by the coding sequence GTGGCCGACAGTGCTGGCGACAAGTCCGAAAACGCCTCGGACCACAAGCTGCGCAAATCGCGCGAGGAAGGCCAAGTGGCGCGCTCGCGCGATCTGGCCACGGCCGTGGGCCTGGTGGCCACGCTGCAGGTGACGGCACTTTTCATGCCCGACTATCTGCGCAAATTCCACGCCCTGTTCCAGCGCGGGCTCGACGACACCTCGGGCCCCGGCTCCCTCAACAACATCGTGGGCGCGGTCTGGGCCGACGCCGGCTGGCTGTTCGCCCAGATGCTGCTGCCCCTGTTCATCACGCCGCTGCTGGTGGCCGTGGCCTCGCTGGTGCCCGGTGGCTGGCTGCTGTCGGCCAAGAATCTGCAACCCAAGTTCAGCCGCCTGAGCCCCCAGCAGAACCTGTCCAAGTTCTTCAAGGCCAAGCATTACGGCGACCTGGTCATGTCGGTGCTCAAGGTCTCAGCCGTGGCCGCCGTGGTCTACGCCTACTGCAAGGCCAATGTGCGCCACTTCACGGCACTGCCATCAATGACGCTGGATCTGGCGGTGCGCGAGGGCATACATCTGTTTCTCTCGGGTGTGATGTCCATCGTGGTGATCTTCATCATCCTGGCCCTGATCGACGTGCCGCTGCAGCGCTTTTTCTTTCTGCGCGGCCAGCGCATGAGCAAGCAGGAAGTCAAGGAAGAGCACAAGAGCAACGAAGGCCGGCCCGAGGTCAAGAGCCGCATCCGCCAGATCCAGCGACAGCTGGCGCGGCGCAGCGTGCGTGCCACAGTGCCCCAGGCCGATGCCGTCATCGTCAACCCAGAGCACTACGCCGTGGCCGTGCGCTACGACTCGCAGCGCGCCGAAGCCCCCTATGTCATCGCCAAGGGCGTGGACGAGATGGCCTTCTACATCCGCGACATTGCCACCCGCCACCAGGTGGAGGTAGTGAGCCTGCCGCCGCTGGCGCGAGCCATTTACCACACCAGCCAGGTGAACCAGCAAATCCCCTCGGCGCTCTACCAAAGCGTCGCCCAGGTGCTGCACTACGTGCTGCAGATCAAGGCTTTCCGCCAGGGCCGACGCCCTGGCCGCCCCGATCTACCGCGCGAGCTGGATATACCCGCCGAACTGTCCGACCCCCAACCCGCCCCATGA